The following coding sequences lie in one Myxococcus virescens genomic window:
- the ruvB gene encoding Holliday junction branch migration DNA helicase RuvB codes for MVMARKSDTLSEDVLPEDVRLEASLRPRSFDEYVGQGPVVEKLKVYVQAARSRGEALDHCLFSGPPGLGKTSLAHIIANELGVGIHVTSGPALERKGDLAGLLTNLDARDVLFIDEIHRLNAAVEEYLYPAMEDFRLDITIDTGPAARAMKIDLPPFTLIGATTRTGLLTSPLRDRFQIQERLEYYDAKALESILHRSARILGIPLDKDAAREVASRSRGTPRITNRLLRRLRDFAEVEGNGRITLELAQKSLDRLGVDASGLDSMDRKILLTILDKFGGGPVGVETIAASVGEQRDTIEDVYEPFLMQEGFLQRTPRGRMATHRTYQYFKKQPPPTPQGSLF; via the coding sequence ATGGTCATGGCGAGGAAGTCCGACACACTCTCGGAAGACGTCCTGCCCGAGGACGTCCGGCTCGAGGCCTCCCTGCGTCCGCGCTCGTTCGACGAGTACGTGGGGCAGGGGCCCGTCGTCGAAAAGCTCAAGGTCTACGTGCAGGCCGCACGCAGCCGGGGCGAAGCCCTGGACCACTGCCTGTTCTCCGGCCCGCCGGGCCTGGGCAAGACGTCGCTGGCGCACATCATCGCGAACGAGCTGGGCGTGGGAATCCACGTCACGAGCGGCCCTGCCCTGGAGCGCAAGGGGGACCTCGCGGGCCTGCTCACCAACCTCGACGCGCGCGACGTGCTCTTCATCGATGAAATCCACCGCCTCAACGCCGCCGTGGAGGAATACCTCTACCCGGCCATGGAGGACTTCCGGCTGGACATCACCATCGACACCGGGCCCGCCGCCCGGGCGATGAAGATTGATTTGCCGCCCTTCACGTTGATTGGCGCCACCACGCGCACCGGCCTGCTCACCTCGCCGCTGCGCGACCGCTTCCAGATTCAGGAACGGCTGGAGTACTACGACGCCAAGGCCCTGGAGAGCATCCTCCACCGCTCCGCGCGCATCCTGGGCATTCCCCTGGACAAGGACGCCGCGCGCGAGGTGGCCAGCCGCTCGCGGGGCACGCCGCGCATCACCAACCGGCTGCTGCGCCGGCTGCGTGATTTCGCGGAGGTGGAAGGCAATGGCAGAATCACCCTGGAGCTGGCGCAGAAGTCGCTAGACAGGCTCGGGGTGGACGCCAGCGGCCTGGACTCCATGGACCGCAAGATTCTGCTGACCATCCTCGACAAGTTCGGCGGCGGCCCGGTGGGCGTGGAGACCATCGCCGCCAGCGTGGGCGAGCAGCGCGATACCATCGAGGACGTGTACGAGCCCTTCCTGATGCAGGAGGGCTTCCTCCAGCGTACGCCGCGGGGCCGGATGGCCACGCACCGCACGTACCAATATTTCAAGAAGCAACCACCGCCCACGCCCCAGGGCAGCCTCTTCTGA